In Allocoprobacillus halotolerans, a genomic segment contains:
- the rapZ gene encoding RNase adapter RapZ, whose protein sequence is MNKIEVVIVTGMSGAGKTQAMAIFENMEYRCIDNYPIPLLKEFGDLMRTSTKYSKVAMAVSLGDAILAVRILSNMDWVDLTVIFLDCDDKVLLSRYKQTRRSHPLMISNVASSLVDAIEFEREMADPISQLASIVIDTTLLKPAKLQDKLESYFYKGNRDTFRVSFISFGYKHGIPRDADLLLDVRFLPNPFYIESLRKLTGNDKEVYDYVMSQSETQEFVQRTIEYYDYLLKKYEEEGKMQMIIGIGCTGGQHRSVTLTNYFADHYAEYYQVYKWHRDADH, encoded by the coding sequence ATGAATAAGATTGAAGTTGTGATTGTAACAGGAATGTCTGGGGCAGGAAAAACACAGGCAATGGCTATTTTTGAAAATATGGAATATCGTTGTATTGATAATTATCCAATTCCTTTATTGAAGGAATTTGGAGATTTAATGCGTACTTCAACAAAATATTCTAAAGTGGCAATGGCAGTATCCTTAGGAGATGCGATTTTGGCTGTTCGTATTTTATCAAATATGGATTGGGTTGATTTAACAGTTATTTTTCTTGATTGTGATGATAAAGTTTTACTTTCACGTTATAAACAGACAAGACGTTCTCACCCATTGATGATTAGTAATGTGGCTTCATCTCTGGTTGATGCGATTGAATTTGAACGTGAAATGGCTGATCCTATTAGTCAATTAGCTAGTATTGTGATTGATACAACACTATTAAAACCAGCAAAATTACAAGATAAATTAGAAAGTTATTTTTATAAAGGAAATCGTGATACTTTCAGAGTTTCCTTTATTTCCTTTGGATATAAACATGGCATTCCTAGAGATGCTGATTTATTGTTAGATGTTCGTTTTCTACCAAATCCTTTTTATATTGAAAGTTTAAGAAAACTGACGGGAAATGATAAAGAAGTTTATGATTACGTTATGTCACAAAGTGAAACGCAGGAATTTGTGCAAAGAACGATTGAATATTATGATTATTTACTGAAAAAGTATGAGGAAGAAGGAAAAATGCAAATGATTATTGGAATAGGTTGTACAGGGGGTCAACATCGTTCTGTTACCCTTACGAATTATTTTGCTGATCATTATGCTGAGTATTATCAAGTTTACAAATGGCATCGAGATGCTGATCATTAA
- the hisC gene encoding histidinol-phosphate transaminase, which translates to MSWQDKLRKVEPYQAGEQPRIQNLIKLNTNENPYDPGEKVKKAIQDFDSSRLSLYPRPDADELRKALAEYHHINENQVFIGNGSDEVLALIFLTCFNGHEPVLFPDISYSFYPVYCELYQIPYQKVPLNESFEIVKTDYYQPNSGIIFPNPNAPTGICVSLDFIEDILRHNQDSIVVIDEAYIDFGGESAVTLIERYPNLLITQTFSKYRSLAGIRLGVALGSQEVISKLYDVKNSFNSYPIDSLAQVIGLASMEDSDYIYQNAIKVIETREYTKKALKDLGFVMPNSKANFIFVKHPDYDAQKLFEQLREKGILVRYFNQPRIHQYLRITIGTPQQMETLIQEVKNILQA; encoded by the coding sequence ATGAGCTGGCAAGATAAATTAAGAAAAGTTGAACCTTATCAGGCAGGGGAACAACCACGCATTCAAAACTTAATTAAATTAAATACTAATGAAAATCCTTATGATCCAGGTGAAAAAGTTAAAAAGGCTATTCAGGACTTTGATTCATCACGTTTATCTCTTTACCCACGACCTGATGCCGATGAATTAAGAAAGGCTCTAGCAGAATATCATCACATCAATGAAAACCAAGTTTTTATTGGAAATGGTTCAGATGAAGTTTTGGCACTTATCTTTTTAACGTGTTTTAATGGGCATGAACCAGTTCTATTTCCTGATATCAGTTATTCTTTTTACCCAGTTTACTGTGAATTATATCAAATTCCCTATCAGAAAGTTCCATTAAATGAAAGTTTTGAAATTGTTAAAACAGATTACTATCAACCTAATTCAGGAATCATATTTCCTAATCCAAATGCACCTACAGGAATATGTGTCTCTTTAGATTTCATTGAAGATATTTTAAGACATAATCAAGACAGTATTGTGGTAATTGACGAGGCTTATATTGATTTTGGTGGAGAAAGTGCTGTGACTTTGATTGAGCGTTATCCTAATCTATTGATTACCCAGACTTTTTCTAAATATCGTTCATTAGCGGGTATACGTTTAGGTGTCGCTTTAGGAAGTCAAGAAGTTATTTCTAAATTATATGATGTGAAAAATTCATTTAATTCTTATCCAATTGATAGTTTAGCTCAAGTTATTGGACTGGCAAGTATGGAAGATAGTGATTATATTTATCAAAATGCGATAAAAGTGATTGAAACAAGAGAATATACAAAAAAAGCACTGAAGGATTTAGGCTTTGTTATGCCGAATTCTAAAGCAAACTTTATTTTTGTAAAACATCCTGATTATGATGCTCAAAAACTTTTTGAACAGTTAAGAGAAAAAGGAATATTGGTACGTTATTTTAATCAACCAAGAATTCATCAATATTTAAGAATTACAATTGGTACACCTCAACAAATGGAAACATTGATTCAAGAAGTGAAAAATATTTTACAAGCATAA
- the whiA gene encoding DNA-binding protein WhiA, with the protein MISFSRVVKEEIVFNDFDQACEKAILCAMIKIIGTLSLNQAGLSLTLRTENAKIASKLHKFLKDLYQPHIEFRVSRKMKLKKNNIYILMVSKAREILEDLHLMEGIGMQSFPDIRYLETDAKKRAYLAGVFLSCGSVNNPDTSNYHLEMSVTEPEYASFIMELMNHYDLNAKMIKRRNKYVVYLKSAEKIGDFLRAIGASQSVMNFEMTRIDRSMANTVNRWNNCDIANEVKAMSASSSQIEDIAYIIDKVGIEILDDKTRMVAMLRLENPELTLNELADAYVEQTGQTISKSGLHHRFKKIKDEAMKIRQMENQ; encoded by the coding sequence ATGATTTCTTTTTCAAGAGTCGTCAAAGAAGAAATTGTTTTTAATGATTTTGATCAAGCATGTGAAAAAGCAATTTTATGTGCAATGATTAAAATTATTGGAACATTGTCATTAAATCAAGCTGGGTTATCACTCACATTAAGAACTGAAAATGCGAAAATAGCATCTAAGTTGCATAAGTTTTTAAAAGATTTATATCAGCCCCATATTGAATTTAGGGTATCTAGAAAAATGAAATTAAAGAAAAATAATATTTATATTTTGATGGTTTCTAAAGCGAGAGAGATTTTAGAAGATTTGCACTTAATGGAAGGAATAGGTATGCAAAGTTTCCCTGATATACGTTATTTAGAAACAGATGCAAAGAAAAGGGCTTATCTAGCAGGCGTGTTTTTATCTTGTGGCAGTGTGAATAATCCAGATACTTCTAACTATCATTTAGAAATGAGTGTGACTGAACCCGAATATGCTTCGTTTATTATGGAATTAATGAATCATTATGATTTGAATGCGAAAATGATTAAAAGACGTAATAAATATGTTGTTTATTTGAAATCTGCAGAAAAGATTGGTGATTTTTTAAGAGCCATAGGAGCTTCTCAATCAGTCATGAATTTTGAAATGACACGTATTGATCGTTCGATGGCTAATACTGTCAACCGATGGAATAATTGCGATATCGCTAATGAAGTGAAGGCGATGAGTGCCTCTTCTTCACAGATTGAAGATATAGCTTATATTATTGATAAAGTTGGTATTGAAATTTTAGATGATAAAACACGTATGGTAGCAATGTTGCGTTTAGAAAATCCTGAACTCACATTAAATGAGTTGGCGGATGCCTATGTTGAACAAACTGGACAAACCATCAGTAAGTCAGGATTACATCATCGTTTTAAAAAGATTAAAGATGAGGCTATGAAAATACGTCAAATGGAGAATCAATAG
- the leuA gene encoding 2-isopropylmalate synthase: protein MNYKKYKKFETIKLTDRTWPDREIEQAPVWCSVDLRDGNQALITPMDIDEKVEMFQLLVHLGFKEIEVGFPSSSQIEYDFLRLLIEKDLIPDDVTVQVLTQAREHLIKRTFESLKGLKRAIVHIYNSTSVLQRDVVFHKSKEEIKQIAIDGTKLVKELSQEFDEEVILEYSPESFTGTEVDYAMEVCEAVLDTWEASPERKVIINLPSTVEMDTPNVYADQIEWMCRHFKDRDRVIVSVHPHNDRGCGVATTELALLAGADRVEGTLFGNGERTGNVDIITLALNMFTHGIDPKLELGQMNQIKNIYEKCTKMEVPPRQPYAGELVFTAFSGSHQDAINKGMYAYHQRGEGIWEVPYLPIDPADLNRQYEPIVRINSQSGKGGVAFVMDTVFGYHLPKALQADFAKAIQNISEIEGEVSPERIYDTFKKEYIDLEYPYKFIKQRLIDISEEDGEHERRAEVTIEDHGEVKTLVGYGNGPIDAVKNAFNSTEDFLYTDLIDYSEHALTAGSNSKAAAYVQLRPQGEEKCEYGVGVHLNITTATIKAMISAMNRIYKNIKKEG, encoded by the coding sequence ATGAACTATAAAAAGTATAAGAAGTTTGAAACAATTAAATTAACAGATCGTACATGGCCTGATCGTGAAATTGAACAAGCGCCTGTCTGGTGTTCAGTCGATTTACGTGATGGCAATCAAGCGTTAATTACACCAATGGATATTGATGAAAAGGTGGAAATGTTCCAATTACTTGTTCATTTAGGATTTAAAGAAATAGAAGTTGGGTTCCCATCATCATCACAAATTGAGTATGATTTTTTAAGATTATTGATAGAAAAAGATTTAATCCCTGATGATGTCACTGTTCAAGTTTTAACTCAAGCTAGAGAACATTTAATCAAAAGAACTTTTGAATCATTAAAAGGATTAAAAAGAGCAATTGTGCATATTTATAATTCAACATCAGTTTTACAAAGAGATGTTGTTTTCCATAAAAGTAAAGAAGAAATTAAACAGATTGCTATTGATGGTACAAAATTAGTTAAAGAATTATCACAAGAATTTGACGAAGAAGTCATCTTAGAATATTCACCTGAAAGTTTTACAGGAACAGAAGTTGATTACGCAATGGAAGTTTGTGAAGCCGTATTAGATACATGGGAAGCTTCACCTGAACGTAAAGTGATTATTAATTTGCCATCAACAGTAGAAATGGATACACCAAATGTTTATGCTGATCAAATTGAATGGATGTGCCGTCATTTTAAAGATAGAGATAGAGTGATTGTCAGTGTTCATCCACATAATGATAGAGGTTGTGGTGTAGCAACAACAGAATTAGCTTTACTTGCTGGAGCAGATCGTGTGGAAGGAACATTATTTGGAAATGGTGAAAGAACTGGAAATGTTGATATTATTACATTAGCTTTAAATATGTTTACACATGGTATTGATCCAAAACTTGAATTAGGACAAATGAATCAAATTAAAAATATTTATGAAAAATGTACAAAGATGGAAGTGCCACCAAGACAACCATATGCTGGTGAACTTGTTTTTACAGCTTTTTCAGGTAGTCATCAAGATGCTATCAACAAAGGAATGTACGCTTATCATCAACGTGGTGAAGGCATTTGGGAAGTGCCTTATTTGCCAATTGATCCAGCTGATTTAAATCGTCAATATGAACCAATTGTACGTATCAATTCACAATCTGGTAAAGGTGGTGTAGCCTTTGTCATGGATACTGTTTTTGGTTATCATTTACCAAAGGCATTGCAGGCAGATTTTGCAAAAGCAATTCAAAATATTAGTGAAATTGAAGGAGAAGTTTCACCAGAACGTATATATGATACATTTAAGAAAGAATATATTGATTTAGAATACCCATATAAATTTATTAAACAAAGATTAATTGATATTAGTGAAGAAGATGGAGAACATGAAAGACGTGCTGAAGTCACAATTGAAGATCATGGTGAAGTGAAAACTTTAGTTGGTTATGGGAATGGACCGATTGATGCAGTAAAAAATGCTTTTAACTCAACAGAAGATTTCTTATATACTGATTTAATTGATTATAGTGAACATGCTTTAACAGCGGGTTCTAATTCTAAAGCAGCTGCCTATGTTCAACTTCGTCCTCAAGGAGAAGAAAAATGTGAATATGGTGTTGGCGTGCATTTGAATATTACAACTGCAACGATTAAAGCCATGATTTCTGCTATGAATCGTATTTACAAAAATATAAAAAAGGAAGGATAA
- a CDS encoding DUF5050 domain-containing protein, whose amino-acid sequence MFCPKCQNELNDDMNFCPHCGYQVKRCPYCHQLIKEGDLYCSACGRSLQTTPHDQMGGYYQPLFYDETPVQDEEKTDFKKVPVKQKVNKVVVLVSVIVLVILTVLSYEYLEHGPTLTQQSPQISLPQEDMTIAGQTVESSLIGNINQNGQAYFDGKDLYLCDSNGYLVRMNQNLDQQETILAKSCQYITIHNDKIYYTDENNYFCEMSKDGQNQKTLISKDIYYPCIDNDKLYYQLDEDDESLYVYDFQSQKQTKLNNRHSYCINIVDDMIYYSSTDGIYRIHKDGKNDEKIISGKSGNVIYSQGKLYYLSTEGLCALDIKSEKVTVVEENAAIFLNMNDQYLFYQSMDGSVVRYDLSSQEEKTIYNGLVENCYIAGDKLIIKTSSSLYQQESYSVVMDFDGLQQRRLFFNGQGEYI is encoded by the coding sequence ATGTTTTGTCCAAAATGTCAAAATGAATTAAATGATGATATGAACTTCTGTCCACATTGTGGCTATCAAGTCAAACGTTGTCCATATTGTCATCAATTAATTAAAGAAGGGGATTTATATTGTTCTGCATGTGGCAGATCATTACAAACAACACCCCATGATCAGATGGGTGGCTATTATCAACCACTTTTCTATGATGAAACACCAGTCCAAGATGAAGAAAAAACTGATTTTAAAAAAGTACCCGTGAAACAAAAAGTAAATAAAGTGGTTGTACTTGTTAGTGTCATTGTTTTAGTGATTTTAACAGTTTTATCTTATGAATATCTAGAACATGGACCTACTTTAACGCAACAATCACCACAAATATCTTTACCACAGGAGGACATGACAATTGCTGGTCAAACGGTAGAGTCAAGTCTTATTGGTAATATTAATCAAAATGGTCAAGCTTATTTTGATGGAAAAGATCTTTATTTATGTGATTCAAATGGCTATCTTGTGCGTATGAATCAAAATCTTGATCAACAAGAAACAATTCTAGCTAAATCATGCCAGTATATTACCATACATAATGATAAAATTTATTATACTGATGAAAATAATTATTTTTGTGAAATGTCAAAAGATGGTCAAAATCAAAAAACTTTGATTTCTAAGGATATATATTATCCTTGTATTGATAATGATAAACTCTATTATCAATTGGATGAAGATGATGAATCTCTTTATGTTTATGATTTTCAATCACAAAAACAAACCAAACTAAACAATCGACATTCTTATTGTATAAATATTGTAGATGATATGATTTATTATAGTTCGACAGATGGAATTTATCGTATTCATAAAGATGGGAAAAATGATGAAAAGATTATTAGTGGGAAGTCAGGAAATGTTATTTATTCTCAAGGAAAACTTTACTATTTATCAACTGAAGGTCTTTGTGCCCTTGATATAAAAAGTGAAAAAGTAACAGTAGTAGAAGAAAATGCTGCTATTTTCTTAAATATGAATGACCAGTATCTTTTTTATCAATCTATGGATGGTAGTGTTGTTCGATATGATTTATCTAGCCAAGAAGAAAAAACAATTTATAATGGGTTGGTAGAAAATTGTTATATTGCTGGAGATAAACTGATTATCAAAACAAGTTCATCTCTTTATCAACAGGAGAGTTATTCTGTGGTAATGGATTTTGATGGTTTACAACAGCGTCGATTATTTTTTAATGGTCAAGGAGAGTATATTTAA
- a CDS encoding helix-turn-helix domain-containing protein, with translation MENINIRFGRRIKELRLMQNVSQEELGFRCQLSKNYVSDVERGRRNVSLKAVEKFALGLKVPVYYLFVWHDEEETVHL, from the coding sequence ATGGAAAATATTAATATCCGATTTGGGAGAAGGATTAAAGAATTGCGTTTAATGCAAAATGTTTCTCAGGAAGAATTAGGGTTTCGTTGTCAATTATCTAAAAACTATGTGTCAGATGTCGAAAGAGGACGTCGTAATGTTTCTTTAAAAGCTGTTGAAAAATTTGCATTAGGATTAAAAGTGCCAGTTTATTATTTATTTGTCTGGCATGATGAGGAAGAAACAGTTCATTTATAG
- a CDS encoding DUF4834 domain-containing protein has translation MGYNFIYLLCVLVLLMLALRLFLPILMVLIGVGIVIWLIRRLLTSHHKRQYEDEDDRSYYESIYQEHQNQNQNEDVIDVDYKVVDEQENPHQQS, from the coding sequence ATGGGATATAATTTTATCTATTTGTTATGTGTTTTAGTGTTATTGATGTTAGCTTTAAGGCTATTTTTACCAATATTAATGGTTTTAATTGGTGTAGGTATTGTGATTTGGTTAATTAGAAGACTTTTGACTTCTCATCATAAACGTCAATATGAGGATGAAGATGATCGTAGTTATTATGAATCTATTTATCAGGAACATCAAAACCAAAATCAAAATGAAGATGTTATTGATGTTGATTATAAAGTTGTTGATGAACAGGAAAATCCACATCAACAGTCATAG
- a CDS encoding D-alanine--D-alanine ligase family protein: MRKLMIVCGGQSTENLISRMSCTSVLKNLHRESYDLTLVGIDLSGEWYLLDDMQEDLALDSWLEGAKPIEDVYHLLKQQDVVFPVLHGLYGEDGTIQGLFELANVPYVGCRTLASSVAMDKIYTKKILETVGIPQVKSLYVKKRYDGQYVVVDSQFNENKDVVSVVKEKLGFPCFVKASRSGSSVGCYRVDEETNFLDILHQAGQYDSHIVVEECIDCIELETAVLGNDDPIVSRVGQIMPHGEFYTFESKYEDEESQTCIPALVDQDIQDQIREYALKVFKAIDGHGLSRVDFFLDKKTNQIYLNEINTMPGFTKISMYPQLMADYGITYSDLIDRLIALAFDR; the protein is encoded by the coding sequence ATGAGAAAATTAATGATTGTTTGTGGGGGACAATCCACAGAAAATTTGATTTCAAGAATGTCTTGTACATCAGTTTTAAAAAATCTTCATAGAGAAAGTTATGATTTAACTTTGGTAGGTATTGATTTATCTGGTGAGTGGTATTTATTAGATGATATGCAAGAAGATTTGGCTTTAGACTCTTGGCTAGAAGGAGCCAAGCCTATTGAAGATGTTTATCATTTACTAAAACAGCAAGATGTTGTTTTTCCTGTTCTTCATGGTCTTTATGGAGAAGATGGAACAATTCAAGGATTGTTTGAATTAGCCAATGTACCTTATGTGGGATGTCGTACCTTGGCTTCAAGTGTCGCAATGGATAAAATTTATACAAAGAAAATCTTAGAAACTGTTGGAATTCCACAAGTGAAATCTTTATATGTTAAGAAAAGATATGATGGTCAATATGTAGTAGTCGATTCTCAGTTTAATGAAAATAAAGATGTAGTAAGTGTTGTGAAAGAAAAATTAGGGTTCCCATGCTTTGTTAAAGCGAGTCGTTCTGGTTCAAGTGTAGGATGTTATCGTGTTGATGAAGAAACAAACTTTTTAGATATATTACATCAAGCTGGACAATATGATAGTCATATTGTTGTGGAAGAATGTATTGATTGCATTGAACTTGAAACAGCAGTTTTAGGAAATGATGATCCGATTGTATCACGTGTTGGTCAGATTATGCCCCATGGTGAATTTTATACATTTGAATCAAAGTATGAAGATGAAGAAAGTCAAACTTGTATTCCGGCATTAGTTGATCAAGACATTCAAGATCAAATTAGGGAATATGCTTTAAAAGTCTTTAAAGCCATTGATGGTCATGGACTTTCACGTGTTGATTTCTTTTTAGATAAAAAAACAAATCAAATTTATTTAAACGAAATTAATACAATGCCTGGCTTTACAAAGATTTCTATGTATCCACAATTGATGGCTGATTATGGTATCACTTATAGTGATTTAATTGATCGTTTGATTGCATTAGCATTTGATCGCTAG
- the trxB gene encoding thioredoxin-disulfide reductase — protein MIDLIVVGAGPAGLTAALYASRAGASVLVLDGGAPGGKMNLTAEIENYPGLITKGPELAYAMYEQCLSFGAKYEYGEVSRIEHHDDHQIVYVGDQAYDARYVFIATGTKERHMGIPHEEEMSGRGVSYCAVCDGPFFKNKDVCVIGGGNSAIEEAIYLSDIVAKVHVIVRRDVLRADQYLVNKLQTKENIEMHYLKKPHEVLVDNQKVAGLVVEDSKTGELSTIAAQGIFPFIGLDPITEFVKDLGIINDKGYIEVDANQETKVAGIFAGGDVVDKQLRQVVTAANDGAVAGQYIASLLK, from the coding sequence ATGATTGATTTAATTGTGGTTGGAGCTGGACCAGCTGGGTTAACAGCGGCTTTATATGCATCTCGTGCAGGTGCGAGTGTACTTGTTTTAGATGGTGGAGCACCGGGTGGAAAAATGAATTTAACGGCTGAAATAGAAAACTATCCTGGTTTAATAACGAAAGGACCAGAACTGGCTTATGCTATGTATGAACAATGCTTATCTTTTGGTGCTAAATATGAATATGGAGAAGTATCACGTATTGAACATCATGATGATCATCAAATTGTTTATGTGGGAGATCAGGCATATGATGCACGTTATGTTTTCATTGCGACAGGAACAAAGGAACGTCATATGGGTATTCCTCATGAAGAAGAAATGAGTGGACGAGGTGTGTCTTATTGTGCTGTTTGTGATGGACCATTCTTTAAAAACAAAGATGTTTGTGTGATTGGTGGTGGGAACAGTGCCATTGAAGAAGCTATTTATTTAAGTGATATTGTCGCAAAGGTTCATGTGATTGTGCGTCGTGATGTCTTACGTGCTGATCAATATTTAGTTAATAAATTACAAACAAAAGAGAATATTGAAATGCATTATTTAAAGAAGCCTCATGAAGTTCTTGTGGATAATCAAAAAGTGGCTGGACTAGTTGTCGAAGATTCAAAGACTGGTGAGCTTTCAACCATTGCAGCACAGGGAATTTTCCCATTTATTGGTTTGGATCCTATCACAGAGTTTGTGAAAGATTTAGGAATTATAAATGACAAAGGATATATTGAAGTGGATGCTAATCAAGAAACAAAAGTTGCTGGTATTTTTGCAGGAGGAGATGTTGTAGATAAACAATTGCGACAAGTTGTGACAGCTGCAAATGATGGGGCTGTGGCTGGTCAATATATTGCGTCTTTATTAAAATAA
- a CDS encoding UDP-N-acetylmuramoyl-tripeptide--D-alanyl-D-alanine ligase, which produces MLIKEIIEATGGTLLSGNMNDDIHGFTQDTRQIHKGDMYIPLVGEKNDGHQFIKQAFEAGASSIITAHPIDDTSHNVILVKDTLQALTDMATYLRKHRHVKVVGITGSVGKTSTKDMIYAVVSSQYKTLKTLGNYNNHIGLPLTILRHQDEEVMVLEMGMNHLEEIHHLTMIAKPDVACITNVGTAHIGELGSRENILKAKMEIVDGLSEQGTLIINDDNDMLHTVSCDCCHVVRIGQNDDCQLKAHHIQLLLEESYFDLDYQGQTYQVHVPVSGEHFVSNALMAIAVGLSLNIDIDKCIAGIERFELTKNRMDIIALSDNVKMIDGTYNANLDSMKSSLDVLAKYPERKIAVLADMLELGEYEKAFHEEVGEYVAKKQIDLLMAVGQASQNIVHIAKNHGIEAYHFENNQQLIQRLVEVMQPHDVILLKGSHGMHLQEVVEYLKEKYKK; this is translated from the coding sequence ATGTTGATAAAAGAGATTATTGAAGCAACTGGTGGAACGTTGTTAAGTGGAAATATGAATGATGATATTCATGGCTTTACACAAGATACAAGACAAATTCATAAGGGAGATATGTATATTCCATTGGTTGGTGAAAAAAATGATGGACATCAATTTATAAAGCAGGCTTTTGAAGCAGGAGCAAGTTCAATTATCACTGCTCATCCTATTGATGATACAAGTCATAATGTGATTTTAGTGAAAGATACTTTACAGGCATTAACTGATATGGCGACTTATTTAAGAAAACATCGTCATGTTAAGGTTGTTGGTATTACTGGTAGTGTTGGAAAAACGAGTACCAAAGATATGATTTATGCAGTTGTATCTAGTCAATATAAAACATTGAAAACATTAGGTAATTATAATAACCATATTGGTTTGCCTTTGACAATATTAAGACATCAAGATGAAGAAGTTATGGTTTTGGAAATGGGGATGAATCATCTTGAGGAAATTCATCATTTAACAATGATTGCTAAACCTGATGTTGCTTGTATTACAAATGTTGGTACAGCTCATATTGGTGAACTTGGTTCACGTGAAAATATCTTAAAAGCAAAAATGGAAATTGTTGACGGATTAAGTGAACAAGGAACTTTGATTATTAATGATGATAATGATATGTTGCATACTGTTTCATGTGATTGTTGTCATGTTGTACGCATTGGACAAAATGATGATTGTCAGCTAAAAGCACACCATATTCAATTATTGTTGGAAGAATCTTATTTTGATTTAGATTATCAAGGACAAACTTATCAAGTACATGTTCCGGTTTCTGGTGAACATTTTGTGAGTAATGCTTTAATGGCGATTGCAGTTGGTTTATCTTTGAATATTGATATAGACAAATGTATTGCCGGGATTGAAAGATTTGAACTCACAAAAAATCGTATGGATATCATTGCGTTAAGTGATAATGTGAAAATGATAGATGGCACATATAATGCTAATCTTGATTCAATGAAATCAAGTTTGGATGTTTTAGCAAAATATCCAGAAAGAAAGATTGCTGTTTTAGCGGACATGTTAGAATTAGGAGAATATGAAAAGGCGTTCCATGAAGAAGTTGGAGAATATGTGGCAAAGAAACAAATCGATTTGTTGATGGCAGTTGGTCAGGCAAGTCAAAATATTGTACACATAGCTAAAAATCATGGAATAGAAGCTTATCATTTTGAAAATAACCAACAATTGATTCAAAGGCTTGTTGAAGTGATGCAACCCCATGATGTTATTTTATTAAAAGGTTCTCATGGTATGCATCTTCAAGAAGTTGTGGAATATTTAAAGGAGAAATATAAAAAATGA
- the ppaX gene encoding pyrophosphatase PpaX, which translates to MKKDFAVIFDLDGTLLNTDLLIRKSFEHVFHHYKPDYQISEEEHLSFLGPALKETFSRYFPEDMIDELIDYYRDYNHQHHQTYVTIYPHIQETLKILKEKGYPLAVVTTKYRHAALIGLDLFALTPYFDMILGMDDVENVKPHPEGILKVMQSLGCQKGLYIGDNVTDMKAGQNAGIYCAGVKWTPKGYQAMQDLHPDLMIDDMLEIIEFIERKNEE; encoded by the coding sequence ATGAAAAAAGATTTTGCAGTTATTTTTGATTTAGATGGAACTTTATTAAATACGGATTTGTTGATTAGAAAATCTTTTGAACATGTGTTTCATCATTATAAACCTGATTATCAAATCAGTGAAGAAGAACATTTGTCCTTTTTAGGACCAGCTTTAAAAGAAACGTTTTCAAGATATTTTCCAGAGGATATGATTGATGAATTGATTGATTATTATCGTGATTATAATCATCAACATCATCAAACTTATGTAACGATTTATCCTCATATTCAAGAAACTTTGAAAATTTTAAAAGAAAAAGGTTATCCTTTAGCTGTAGTCACAACAAAATATCGTCATGCGGCTTTGATAGGCTTAGATTTATTTGCGCTTACACCTTATTTTGATATGATTTTAGGAATGGATGATGTTGAAAATGTTAAACCTCATCCTGAAGGAATTTTAAAGGTGATGCAAAGTTTAGGTTGTCAAAAAGGTCTTTATATTGGTGATAATGTGACTGATATGAAAGCTGGACAAAATGCTGGTATTTATTGTGCAGGTGTCAAATGGACACCAAAGGGCTATCAGGCAATGCAGGATTTACATCCTGACTTGATGATTGATGATATGTTAGAAATAATTGAATTTATTGAAAGGAAGAATGAAGAATGA